The proteins below are encoded in one region of Hordeum vulgare subsp. vulgare chromosome 3H, MorexV3_pseudomolecules_assembly, whole genome shotgun sequence:
- the LOC123442689 gene encoding triosephosphate isomerase, cytosolic has translation MGRKFFVGGNWKCNGTVEQVEAIVQTLNAGQIVSPDVVEVVVSPPYVFLPIVKAKLRPEIQVAAQNCWVKKGGAFTGEVSAEMLANLGVPWVILGHSERRSLLGESSEFVGEKVAYALAQGLKVIACVGETLEQREAGSTMEVVAEQTKAIAGKIKDWSNVVVAYEPVWAIGTGKVATPAQAQEVHANLRDWLKTNVSPEVAESTRIIYGGSVTGASCKELAAQADVDGFLVGGASLKPEFIDIINAAAVKSA, from the exons ATGGGCCGCaagttcttcgtcggcggcaactGGAAATGC AATGGAACCGTCGAGCAGGTAGAGGCGATCGTCCAAACTCTGAACGCTGGACAGATCGTCTCTCCGGATGTTGTCG AGGTTGTTGTCAGCCCGCCCTATGTCTTCCTTCCCATCGTCAAGGCTAAGCTGCGCCCAGAGATCCAAGTTGCTGCTCAGAACTGCTGGGTGAAGAAGGGCGGTGCTTTCACCGGTGAAGTCAG TGCTGAGATGCTTGCCAACCTTGGCGTTCCCTGGGTCATTCTTGGACACTCTGAGAGGAGGAGCTTGTTGGGAGAGTCAAGTGAG TTTGTTGGCGAGAAAGTTGCATATGCACTCGCTCAGGGCTTGAAGGTCATTGCATGTGTTGGTGAGACTCTCGAGCAGCGAGAAGCTGGATCAACCATGGAAGTTGTCGCTGAACAGACAAAAGCAATTGCTG GCAAGATCAAGGACTGGTCCAACGTGGTCGTTGCTTACGAACCAGTGTGGGCCATCGGCACCGGTAAAGTTGCGACACCGGCTCAGGCGCAGGAA GTCCATGCCAATCTGAGGGACTGGCTCAAGACCAACGTGAGCCCTGAGGTTGCTGAGTCCACACGTATCATCTATGGAG GATCTGTGACTGGCGCAAGCTGCAAGGAGTTGGCCGCGCAGGCCGACGTCGATGGTTTCCTCGTCGGTGGAGCTTCTTTGAAG CCGGAGTTCATCGACATAATCAACGCTGCCGCCGTGAAGTCCGCCTAA
- the LOC123439356 gene encoding uncharacterized protein LOC123439356 — translation MGSPTPPPPPTPTSRASCYSVRLHRRRAVAGLRRRQQPRGKMKLMYFLMDGEGEEQRCRAEELRLEVSELEAVLAKEERLSRVLRCSLQPGRALASCRCCLSAHLVPAKIRGLLAELAIVEDEIFYLEKRVDDLRTRLLRERNWTHHCILQQQQQQQRQRQQDWPPGRQSIGRRELHGGEQLPRLPGTGGGDGGGLERESKASAASVSSQGEETDQSRRSSHSFENLRHAERKICSSSPNKLSEDLIKLTVTIFHKLSKTTSHADSELELSSAPKLNITSCIGSSRSLAPKLSSSSSSDGPAPPIRSVKSRATTAALECGGDEGEAAGRCKRFVEFTRSSFDASRLSLCLADIKNLRVLMNKLCTVDPSLLTNKQKLAFWLNIYNFCVMHAFLQHGLPPSPDKLLALLNQASVNVGGRVLSVLSIERLFLRHPPDECNKQGMMMEEGERDLQLCYGLGYPEPNVVFALCRGSRSSPPVRVYTAEEVSSELEAAKVEYLERCVRVAGARRKKARSSSAAATIVLPKLLHWHMRCFADDVESLLEWVHSQLPRATRAPELKRAIRELLHRGRPPAPEKMVEIEPYDADFRYLLPLVS, via the exons ATGGGGTcgccgacgccgccgccgccaccgacgCCGACGTCACGGGCGAGCTGTTACTCGGTGCGGCTCCACCGGAGGCGGGCGGTGGCGGGGTTAAGAAGGAGGCAGCAGCCGCGGGGCAAGATGAAGCTCATGTACTTCCTCATggacggggagggggaggagcaGCGGTGCCGGGCGGAGGAGCTCCGGCTGGAGGTGTCGGAGCTGGAGGCCGTGCTGGCCAAGGAGGAGCGCCTCAGCCGCGTCCTCCGCTGCTCCCTCCAGCCCGGCCGCGCCCTCGCCTCCTGCCGCTGCTGCCTCTCCGCCCACCTCGTTCCCGCCAAG ATCAGGGGGCTCCTCGCGGAGCTGGCGATTGTGGAGGACGAGATATTCTATCTCGAGAAGAGGGTCGATGACCTCCGGACGCGCCTCCTCCGAGAGCGCAACTGGACTCACCACTGCATtcttcagcagcagcagcagcagcagcggcagcgACAGCAGGATTGGCCGCCGGGCCGGCAGTCCATTGGCCGGAGGGAGCTCCATGGCGGCGAGCAGCTCCCAAGGCTGCCCGGTACAGGCGGCGGCGATGGAGGAGGTCTGGAGCGTGAGAGCAAGGCCTCTGCTGCGTCTGTCTCTTCACAAG GCGAGGAGACCGATCAGAGCAGAAGAAGCAGCCACTCTTTTGAAAACCTCAGACACGCTGAAAGGAAAATCTGCTCGAGCAGTCCAAACAAGCTCTCGGAGGACCTGATCAAGCTGACGGTGACCATCTTCCACAAGCTGAGCAAGACAACGAGTCACGCAGACTCAGAGCTGGAGCTGAGCAGCGCGCCCAAGCTCAACATCACATCCTGCATAGGCTCCTCCAGAAGCCTCGCCCCCaagctgtcgtcgtcgtcttcgagcGACGGTCCGGCACCGCCCATCCGCTCCGTCAAGAGCCGTGCAACAACAGCGGCCCTGGAGTGCGGTGGCGAtgaaggggaggcggccggccggTGCAAGAGGTTCGTCGAGTTCACCCGTAGCTCGTTCGACGCGAGCCGCTTGTCGCTGTGCCTCGCTGACATCAAGAACCTGAG agtgttgatgaacaagctgtGCACCGTGGATCCGAGCTTGCTGACCAACAAGCAGAAGCTGGCCTTCTGGCTCAACATCTACAACTTCTGCGTGATGCAT GCATTTCTTCAGCACGGCCTGCCTCCGTCGCCAGACAAGCTGCTGGCCCTGCTGAATCAGGCTTCGGTGAATGTGGGAGGAAGGGTGCTGAGCGTCCTGTCGATCGAGCGTCTGTTCCTCAGGCACCCCCCAGATGAGTGCAACAAGCAG GGGATGATGatggaggaaggggagagggatCTGCAGCTCTGCTACGGGCTAGGGTACCCTGAACCCAACGTCGTCTTCGCGCTCTGCAGGGGCAGCCGCTCCTCCCCACCC GTCCGGGTGTACACGGCGGAGGAGGTGTCGAGCGAGCTGGAGGCGGCCAAGGTGGAGTACCTGGAGCGGTGCGTCCGCGTCGCcggcgcgaggaggaagaaggcgaggtcgtcgtcggcggcggcgacgatCGTGCTGCCGAAGCTGCTGCACTGGCACATGCGGTGCTTCGCCGACGACGTGGAGTCGCTGCTGGAGTGGGTCCACAGCCAGCTCCCGCGCGCCACCAGGGCGCCCGAGCTGAAGAGGGCCATCAGGGAGCTCCTCCACCGTGGCAGGCCCCCGGCGCCGGAGAAGATGGTGGAGATCGAGCCATACGATGCCGACTTCAGATACCTACTGCCCCTCGTCTCCTGA